In Phlebotomus papatasi isolate M1 chromosome 1, Ppap_2.1, whole genome shotgun sequence, the following proteins share a genomic window:
- the LOC129810230 gene encoding loricrin → MNSFTVFLAFVLVTVAVAEPQSGYNYNRPSGGGGGGGFSSGGGSFSSGGGSFSSGGSSFGSGGLSGGGGGYQSVSPGAQTSEGQNVDPQLLEQIRQILLKEESQSGGHGGGGGGGFGGGAPSSQYGAPPSPQYGVPSHQSRVVGIDLEGVRQAIQVAQFLQTSQSSGGGGFSGYPSGPASRPSSSYGAPF, encoded by the exons ATGAACTCCTTCACCGTG TTTTTGGCCTTCGTATTGGTCACGGTGGCCGTAGCTGAACCCCAATCCGGGTACAATTACAATCGCCCCTCGGGCGGAGGTGGTGGTGGTGGCTTCAGTTCTGGCGGAGGAAGCTTCAGTTCTGGCGGTGGTAGCTTCAGCTCCGGCGGCAGTAGCTTCGGATCCGGTGGTCTGTCCGGTGGTGGTGGTGGCTACCAGTCTGTCAGCCCTGGTGCTCAGACATCCGAGGGCCAGAATGTCGATCCACAGCTCCTTGAGCAGATCCGTCAGATTCTGCTGAAGGAAGAAAGCCAGTCAGGTGGACATGGTGGTGGTGGAGGTGGTGGATTCGGTGGCGGTGCCCCATCCAGCCAATATGGTGCTCCACCATCTCCACAATACGGTGTGCCATCCCACCAATCCCGTGTCGTAGGTATCGATCTAGAGGGCGTACGACAAGCCATCCAAGTTGCTCAGTTCCTCCAGACCAGTCAATCATCTGGCGGTGGTGGCTTCTCCGGCTACCCATCCGGACCTGCATCTAGACCTAGCAGCTCATACGGTGCTCCCTTCTAA